One region of Ptiloglossa arizonensis isolate GNS036 chromosome 8, iyPtiAriz1_principal, whole genome shotgun sequence genomic DNA includes:
- the Prp18 gene encoding pre-mRNA processing factor 18 — protein MDILKAEIMKKRKQLEESNILQNNRKYFKRCELISKDKEAKEVQKNNDEDIKVNATQQLEECVTDGSAEHLMLPRHEVIRRLRERGEPILLFGESEIEAFKRLRKCEILEPEVNKGFRNDFQEAMEQVDQAYLNEILASSKPQDRDGKGDVNVPDEGVTYEDLQKMSAKLNKGDRDFDLNVITQFIQFLVQMWGNQLNSRSTAEKMSTRGKMASATYAQTREYLKPLLRKLKNKSLPEDITDSLTDIVKHLLERNYILASDAYLQMAIGNSPWPIGVTMVGIHARTGREKIFSKNVAHVMNDETQRKYIQALKRLMTKCQEYYPTDPSRCVEYSKT, from the exons ATGGATATTCTAAAGGCAGAGATAATGAAAAAACGCAAACAATTGGAGGAAAGCAACATTTTg CAAAAtaacagaaaatattttaaaagatgTGAACTAATATCAAAGGATAAAGAAGCAAAGGAAGTCCAAAAAAATAATGATGAAGATATTAAAGTCAACGCAACTCAACAGCTAGAAGAATGTGTAACAGATGGTAGTGCTGAACATTTAATGTTACCTAGACATGAAGTCATTAGAAGATTACGTGAAAGAGGTGAACCTATATTATTGTTTGGAGAATCAGAAATAGAAGCATTTAAACGATTAAGAAAATGTGAAATTCTAGAACCAGAAGTAAATAAG GGGTTTAGAAATGATTTTCAAGAAGCTATGGAACAAGTAGATCAAGCATATTTGAATGAAATATTAGCTTCTTCAAAACCACAAGATCGTGATGGAAAAGGAGATGTAAATGTACCAGATGAGGGAGTTACTTATGAAGATTTGCAAAAGATGTCTGCTAAATTAAACAAGGGTGATAGAGACTTTGATTTGAATGTCATTacacaatttatacaatttttagtgCAAATGTGGGGCAATCAATTAAACAGTAGAAGTACTGCTGAAAAAATGAGTACCAGAGGAAAAATGGCTAGTGCTACTTATGCACAAACAAGAGAATATTTGAAACCTCttcttagaaaattaaaaaataaatctctGCCAGAGGATATTACTGATAGTTTAACTGATATTGTAAAACATTTACTTGAACGCAATTACATATTG gCGAGTGATGCATATTTACAAAtggctataggaaattctccatgGCCTATTGGAGTAACTATGGTCGGTATTCATGCGCGTACTGGTAGAGAAAAAATCTTTTCCAAGAATGTGGCACATGTAATGAATGATGAAACTCAAAGAAAATACATCCAGGCATTAAAAAGATTGATGACTAAATGTCAAGAATACTATCCTACAGATCCTTCTCGTTGTGTAGAATATTCAaaaacataa
- the P5cr gene encoding pyrroline 5-carboyxlate reductase: MAKYNFKSTKIGFIGGGNMASAIGAGLIRKGILNPANVWVSARTNRTLGFWSDLGTNTALKNGEVFDNCQIIFLAIKPNMLDDALDGVKLTRTNLFSNPLFVSVLVGISLDTLVNKISKIVTNPKIIRCLPNTPMMVGEGITVYCSTNITDQDEYMIKTLLSYIGVVENVPESLMNAIGGLTGSGPAYAYLVIEALADGAVMMGVPRPMATKFAAQVLVGSGKMVLETGRHPGQLKDEVCSPGGTTITGVHAMECGQVRASMMNAVQAAVKKSNEFALATVAHRRV; encoded by the exons ATGGCAAAATACAATTTCAAATCAACTAAAATTGGTTTTATTGGTGGTGGAAATATGGCTAGTGCCATTGGTGCTGGTTTAATTCGCAAAG GTATTTTAAATCCAGCCAATGTTTGGGTTTCTGCTCGTACAAATAGAACTCTAGGTTTTTGGAGTGATTTGGGTACTAATACTGCATTAAAAAATGGAGAAGTATTTGATAATTGTCAGATTATATTTTTGGCAATAAAACCAAACATGCTTGATGATGCACTTGATGGTGTAAAATTAACTAGGACGAACCTATTCTCTAATCCACTGTTTGTCTCTGTGCTTGTGGGCATTTCATTAGATACCTTAGTTAAT aaaatttccaaaattgtaaCAAATCCTAAGATAATTAGATGTCTGCCTAATACTCCAATGATGGTTGGCGAAGGAATAACAG tatATTGCTCTACGAATATAACAGATCAAGATGAATATATGATAAAAACATTACTTTCATATATTGGTGTAGTTGAAAATGTTCCAGAATCTCTTATGAATGCTATAGGTGGCCTTACAGGTTCTGGCCCTGCTTAT gcATATCTTGTTATAGAAGCATTGGCAGATGGTGCTGTGATGATGGGTGTTCCCAGACCCATGGCAACAAAATTTGCAGCTCAAGTATTAGTTGGATCTGGCAAAATGGTATTAGAAACAGGTAGGCATCCTGGTCAATTAAAGGATGAAGTATGTTCTCCAGGAGGTACAACTATTACAGGAGTTCATGCCATGGAATGTGGTCAAGTTAG AGCTTCTATGATGAATGCAGTTCAAGCTGCAGTAAAGAAGTCAAATGAATTTGCTTTAGCAACAGTTGCGCATCGTCGTGTTTAG
- the LOC143150786 gene encoding ADP-ribosylation factor-like protein 13B, which translates to MGNCIRSLLRRLQRKRCTEKTIILLIVGLDNAGKTSVLNYISGDSDKNVLPTIGFRTISLRYKSYTVKIYDIGGSSQIRSLWTKYYSGIHGLIYVVDASDISRLTENKVVFGELISHECISGKPLLLLANKQDISGAIDELDLVENLDVERAANTMKCPTRVEICSCTGGESHSRDTTIGIKNGYKWLLDTVVKNYSVLNNRVKDTQNVRNDKVTDVQATISDTSSRLSIHSNPFKPIKELVLEKEEIQPASVSQLNNGIATGTKLKKIFMHKNKTAPLTTEESVIEIGDIPESAKSTITLGIQRSFQALPPVLNPVTLNAFSNTVKLKPNRPYTAPERSQDFVNKITIINIPGQVTQG; encoded by the exons ATGGGTAATTGTATACGAAGTTTATTGAGAAGGTTACAAAGAAAAAGATGTACCGAAAA GACTATTATTTTACTGATTGTGGGACTTGATAATGCCGGAAAGACTTCTGTTTTGAACTATATAAGTGGTG attCAGACAAAAATGTATTACCTACAATAggatttcgaacaatttcattAAGATATAAGTCTTATACAGTCAAAATTTATGATATTGGTGGTAGTTCTCAAATAAGATCCTTATGGACAAAGTACTACAGTGGT ATACATGGTCTTATATATGTGGTGGATGCTAGTGATATTTCCCGTCTTACAGAAAATAAAGTTGTATTTggtgaattaatttcacatGAATGTATTTCAGGAAAACCATTATTATT GCTTGCAAACAAGCAAGATATAAGTGGGGCTATCGATGAATTAGACCTTGTTGAAAATTTAGATGTTGAACGTGCCGCTAATACTATGAAATGTCCCACAAGAGTGGAGATATGTTCATGTACTGGAGGAGAAAGTCACTCGAGAGATACCACTATAGGCATTAAAAATGGATATAA ATGGTTATTGGACACAGTAGTGAAGAATTATTCTGTATTAAACAATAGAGTTAAAGATACACAAAATGTCAGAAATGATAAAGTTACTGATGTACAAGCTACAATATCAGATACATCATCAAGATTGTCAATTCATTCTAATCCTTTCAAACCAATCAAAGAATTAGTTTTGGAAAAG GAAGAAATTCAGCCAGCAAGTGTTTCACAATTAAATAATG GTATTGCAACTGGaacaaaattgaagaaaatatttatgcaTAAAAATAAAACTGCACCACTTACTACTGAAGAGTCAGTCATTGAAATTGGAGACATACCGGAAAGTGCTAAGTCTACCATAACTTTAGGAATTCAAAGGAGTTTTCAAGCACTTCCACCAGTTTTGAATCCAGTGACATTGAATGCATTTTCAAATACAGTTAAATTAAAACCAAATCGCCCATATACAGCTCCAGAACGTTCACaagattttgtaaataaaataacaataatcAACATCCCTGGTCAAGTGACACAAGGTTGA